A stretch of Geomonas oryzisoli DNA encodes these proteins:
- the rfbA gene encoding glucose-1-phosphate thymidylyltransferase RfbA, with the protein MSQGIKKGILLAGGAGSRLYPLTMVASKQLQPVYDKPMIYYPLATLMMAGISDILIISTPQDTPRFQALLGDGSRWGIRLSYAVQPEPKGIAQAFLVGEEFIAGEPVCLILGDNIFYGKIELERLVAEFDGGAKIFGYYVQDPERYGVVEFDKNGLVLDIVEKPTAPKSNYAVPGLYLYDERVVEIAKALKPSPRGELEITDINKAYLACGELTVERLGRGIAWLDTGTHQSLLEASHFIGTLEARQGLKIACLEEIALRMGFLDCKAMAKVIDETPKSSYRDYLLRVYNETELCGGGKH; encoded by the coding sequence ATGTCGCAAGGGATCAAGAAAGGGATACTGCTGGCCGGCGGTGCCGGGAGCAGGCTTTATCCGCTGACCATGGTGGCCAGCAAACAGTTGCAGCCGGTGTACGACAAACCGATGATCTATTACCCGCTGGCGACTCTGATGATGGCGGGGATCTCGGACATCCTGATCATCTCCACCCCGCAGGACACGCCCCGCTTCCAGGCCCTCCTGGGAGACGGCTCGCGCTGGGGCATCCGCCTGAGCTACGCGGTGCAACCCGAGCCCAAGGGGATCGCCCAGGCCTTTCTCGTCGGTGAAGAGTTCATCGCCGGGGAGCCGGTCTGTCTGATCCTCGGTGACAACATCTTTTACGGCAAGATCGAGCTCGAGCGGCTGGTCGCCGAGTTCGACGGTGGCGCCAAGATTTTCGGCTACTACGTGCAGGACCCGGAGCGCTACGGCGTCGTCGAGTTCGACAAGAACGGACTGGTGCTCGACATCGTGGAGAAACCGACCGCTCCCAAGTCAAACTACGCCGTGCCCGGCCTCTACCTCTACGACGAGCGCGTGGTCGAGATCGCCAAGGCGCTCAAGCCGTCGCCGCGAGGGGAGCTGGAGATCACCGACATCAACAAGGCGTACCTGGCGTGCGGTGAGCTGACCGTCGAGCGCCTGGGACGCGGCATCGCCTGGCTCGATACCGGCACCCACCAGAGCCTGCTCGAGGCCTCCCACTTCATCGGGACGCTTGAGGCCCGGCAGGGACTCAAGATCGCCTGTCTCGAGGAAATCGCCCTGCGCATGGGCTTCCTCGACTGCAAGGCGATGGCCAAAGTCATAGACGAGACACCGAAATCGTCGTACCGCGACTATCTGCTGCGGGTTTACAACGAGACTGAACTTTGCGGCGGAGGTAAGCATTAA
- the mrdA gene encoding penicillin-binding protein 2, translated as MKPLNNILPEDDGGGRRIIGLSLGACAMFFLLLSRLWYLQVISAEDLIDQSENNRLRFVPVAAPRGAILDRNGKVLVSNTPSFSVAVIPQDVKNKEQLIDNLARYLNLDRTEIETKWNKGQGRAKYYPLVVASGITRDQMEFLEENRLALSGVNIEMKPIRAYTNGSLASHLLGYLGEVSEDELNSERYREYNAGDYIGKSGIERAWENYLHGTDGGRQIEVDARGRFLRTVAETGSSVGNTVMLTIDLDLQKAAEQALGDQAGAAVAMDVNTGEILAFVSSPDFDPANFTGRMPPEVWKKYLEDERHPLENKALKGMYPPGSTFKIITAIAGLEEGLIDEHTTIQCTGSYKFGNATFRCWDHKGHGTVDLKKSLRESCDVYYYKLAERLGVDRIAKYAKRFGLGAPLGIGLENEKGGVIPTQDWKLKRFGKKWYSGETLPVGIGQGYVLTTPVQLASMISTVANEGTILRPHLVKRVVDSDGKVLQDFAPQVLGKTGLKPATYRFVKEGLLAVVNEAHGTGGSSRLWEVKVAGKTGSSQVVKLRDSKGGVPYRFRDHALFVAFAPFEKPEIAVAVIVEHGEHGGSAAAPVAGKVLRAYFEGKGVIKKPVPKAVPKEEEGGEGVAEPDTAPPAQQ; from the coding sequence ATGAAGCCGCTCAACAACATCCTTCCCGAGGACGACGGGGGCGGCCGCCGCATCATCGGCCTGTCCCTGGGCGCCTGCGCCATGTTCTTCCTGCTCCTGTCCAGACTTTGGTACCTTCAGGTGATCAGCGCCGAGGATCTGATCGACCAGTCCGAGAACAACCGGCTCCGCTTCGTCCCGGTGGCGGCCCCCCGCGGAGCCATCCTGGACCGCAACGGCAAGGTGCTGGTCTCCAACACCCCCTCGTTCTCGGTCGCCGTCATCCCGCAGGACGTCAAGAACAAGGAGCAGTTGATCGACAACCTGGCCCGCTACCTGAACCTCGACCGCACCGAGATCGAGACCAAGTGGAACAAGGGGCAGGGGAGGGCGAAGTACTATCCCCTCGTGGTGGCTTCCGGGATCACCCGGGACCAGATGGAGTTCCTGGAGGAAAACCGTCTCGCCCTCTCCGGGGTCAACATCGAGATGAAGCCGATCCGGGCCTACACCAACGGTTCGCTCGCCTCGCACCTTCTGGGGTACCTCGGCGAGGTTTCCGAGGACGAGTTGAACAGCGAGCGCTACCGCGAGTACAACGCCGGCGACTACATCGGCAAGAGCGGCATCGAGAGGGCCTGGGAAAACTACCTGCACGGCACCGACGGCGGTCGCCAGATCGAGGTGGACGCGCGCGGCCGTTTCCTGCGCACCGTGGCTGAAACCGGTTCCAGCGTCGGCAACACGGTCATGTTGACCATCGACCTCGACCTGCAGAAGGCCGCCGAGCAGGCGTTGGGAGACCAGGCCGGCGCCGCCGTGGCCATGGACGTCAACACCGGCGAGATCCTCGCCTTCGTCTCCAGCCCCGATTTCGACCCGGCCAACTTCACCGGCCGCATGCCTCCCGAGGTCTGGAAGAAGTACCTCGAGGACGAGCGCCACCCCCTGGAGAACAAGGCGCTCAAGGGGATGTATCCTCCCGGATCCACCTTCAAGATCATCACCGCCATCGCCGGGCTGGAGGAGGGGCTGATCGACGAGCACACCACCATCCAGTGCACGGGCTCCTACAAGTTCGGCAACGCGACCTTCCGCTGCTGGGACCACAAGGGGCATGGCACCGTGGACCTGAAGAAGTCGCTCCGGGAATCCTGCGACGTCTACTACTACAAGCTGGCCGAGCGTCTGGGCGTGGACCGCATCGCCAAGTACGCCAAGCGTTTCGGCCTCGGTGCGCCGCTGGGTATCGGTCTGGAGAACGAGAAGGGGGGGGTGATCCCCACCCAGGACTGGAAGCTCAAGCGCTTCGGCAAGAAATGGTACTCAGGCGAGACCCTTCCCGTCGGCATCGGCCAGGGGTACGTGCTCACCACCCCGGTGCAGCTTGCCTCCATGATCTCCACGGTAGCCAATGAAGGGACCATTCTGCGGCCGCATCTCGTCAAGCGCGTGGTCGATTCCGACGGCAAGGTGCTGCAGGACTTCGCGCCCCAGGTGCTGGGGAAGACCGGCCTTAAGCCCGCGACGTATCGCTTCGTCAAGGAAGGTCTGCTGGCGGTCGTCAACGAGGCGCACGGTACCGGCGGCAGTTCCAGGCTGTGGGAGGTCAAGGTGGCAGGCAAGACCGGCTCCTCGCAGGTCGTCAAACTGCGCGACAGCAAAGGGGGAGTGCCGTACCGCTTCCGCGACCACGCGCTCTTTGTCGCCTTCGCGCCGTTTGAGAAGCCGGAGATCGCCGTTGCCGTCATCGTCGAGCACGGCGAGCACGGCGGCTCGGCAGCGGCGCCGGTTGCCGGCAAGGTGTTGCGTGCCTACTTCGAGGGGAAGGGCGTCATCAAGAAGCCGGTGCCCAAGGCGGTCCCCAAGGAAGAAGAAGGTGGCGAAGGTGTCGCCGAGCCCGATACCGCCCCCCCGGCGCAGCAATAA
- the sfsA gene encoding DNA/RNA nuclease SfsA, translating to MKLPQPLYQGTLIRRYQRFLADVELDDGTVVTAHTPNTGSMMGCAIPGNRVLLSVSGNPGRKYPHSWELVQADGVWVGINTMLPNLLAREAILDGTIAELTGYEKVKLEVPYGTGSRIDLLLSGERGLCYVETKNVTLVRERCALFPDAVSARGQKHLRELMEMVRQGHRAVNLFVVQRGDGDALSPADAIDPAYGALLRQAAHAGVELLAYQARVTESEVRLSHSVPVLL from the coding sequence ATGAAACTGCCGCAGCCGCTCTACCAGGGCACCCTGATCCGCCGCTATCAACGCTTTCTCGCCGACGTCGAGCTCGACGACGGCACGGTGGTCACCGCACACACCCCCAACACCGGGAGCATGATGGGGTGCGCCATACCCGGCAACCGCGTTCTGCTCTCGGTAAGCGGCAACCCCGGCAGAAAGTACCCGCACAGTTGGGAGCTGGTGCAGGCCGACGGCGTCTGGGTCGGGATCAACACCATGCTCCCCAACCTCCTGGCCAGGGAGGCGATCCTCGACGGAACCATCGCCGAGCTGACCGGATACGAGAAGGTCAAACTGGAGGTCCCCTACGGCACCGGGAGCAGGATCGACCTGTTGCTCTCAGGGGAACGCGGGCTGTGCTACGTGGAAACCAAGAACGTCACCCTGGTCCGGGAGCGTTGCGCCCTGTTCCCGGACGCGGTGAGCGCGCGCGGCCAGAAACACCTGCGCGAGCTCATGGAGATGGTGCGCCAGGGACACCGCGCCGTGAACCTGTTCGTGGTGCAGCGCGGCGACGGCGACGCACTGTCCCCGGCCGACGCCATCGACCCGGCCTACGGCGCCCTGCTGCGGCAGGCGGCGCACGCGGGGGTGGAACTGCTCGCCTACCAGGCCCGCGTGACCGAGAGCGAGGTGCGCCTGAGCCATTCGGTGCCGGTATTGTTGTAG
- the mreD gene encoding rod shape-determining protein MreD has translation MIAYLKIAGIVIAALLLQMTLLPRYLLDPFQPNLIIILVVYLGLKLPHRFAGVAVFALGLLQDSFSGIYLGLHAFSYLCIYTLLSELADRLYTDNRALFVLVVFVATIMSALLNLVLLLVFSVGNGLYASLLPALLPQALINALVASLVSGVRLPVEEAR, from the coding sequence GTGATCGCATATCTTAAAATAGCCGGCATCGTCATCGCCGCCCTCCTGCTCCAGATGACGCTCCTACCCAGGTACCTGCTGGACCCCTTCCAGCCCAACCTGATCATCATCCTGGTGGTGTACCTGGGGCTCAAGCTGCCGCACCGTTTTGCCGGCGTCGCCGTCTTCGCCCTCGGCCTGCTCCAGGACAGTTTCAGCGGCATCTATCTCGGGCTGCACGCGTTTTCCTATCTCTGCATCTACACCCTTTTGTCCGAGCTCGCCGACCGGCTCTACACCGACAACCGTGCCCTGTTCGTACTGGTCGTTTTTGTCGCCACCATCATGAGTGCCCTCTTGAACCTTGTGCTGCTTCTGGTCTTCTCGGTCGGTAACGGCCTGTACGCCTCGCTTCTCCCTGCGCTGCTGCCGCAGGCGCTGATCAACGCACTGGTCGCCTCCCTGGTTTCCGGGGTGAGGCTCCCGGTCGAGGAGGCGCGATGA
- a CDS encoding dTDP-4-dehydrorhamnose 3,5-epimerase family protein, with product MSAVQQFNKGRIHDVTCKPLKKFLDERGWLTELFRSDELEPEVMPVMSYISMTQPGVTRGPHEHVEQTDYFCFLGPSNFKVYLWDTRPDSPSFGVKQVVYAGVDAPSMMVVPPGVVHAYRNIGTENGIVFNAPNRLFAGKGKSEAIDEIRHEELADSPFLLD from the coding sequence ATGAGCGCAGTACAGCAGTTCAACAAGGGACGCATCCACGACGTAACCTGCAAGCCACTGAAGAAGTTCCTCGACGAGAGGGGATGGCTCACCGAGCTGTTCCGCTCCGACGAACTGGAGCCGGAGGTCATGCCGGTCATGTCCTACATCTCCATGACCCAGCCGGGGGTGACCCGCGGGCCGCACGAGCACGTCGAGCAGACCGACTACTTCTGCTTCCTGGGACCTTCCAATTTCAAGGTCTACCTCTGGGACACCCGTCCCGATTCCCCGAGCTTCGGGGTGAAGCAGGTGGTGTATGCGGGGGTGGATGCGCCGTCCATGATGGTGGTTCCTCCCGGTGTGGTCCATGCCTACCGCAATATCGGCACCGAGAACGGTATCGTCTTCAACGCGCCCAACCGGCTCTTCGCCGGCAAGGGCAAGAGCGAAGCGATCGACGAGATACGCCACGAGGAACTGGCGGACTCGCCGTTCCTGCTGGACTGA
- the mreC gene encoding rod shape-determining protein MreC → MKNLLIRYRRFLMTALILLAAFLTYALNLRNREHANPLERTVMSITAPVAGSAASVSGFFSDIWNNYIDLIDVRRENIELRKSVKRLNARIIADNEAVAANMRFKQLLDLKDSVAVPSLAVSVIGEDSSAWFKTLVVDRGSADGLQEGMPVVAIGGVVGRLVKVAPHSSRVLLLTDHASAIAAIVQRSRARGIVRGAGGGRCSLEFTVKDEDVKVGDSVISSGIGGVFPKGLPIGEVTMVKKGEYGVFQTIEVRPLVNIGKLEEALVLVKQRDE, encoded by the coding sequence ATGAAAAACCTTTTGATCCGCTACCGGCGTTTCCTGATGACCGCACTGATACTGCTGGCGGCCTTTCTGACCTACGCCCTGAACCTCAGAAACAGGGAGCACGCCAACCCCCTGGAGCGCACCGTGATGAGCATCACCGCGCCCGTGGCGGGCTCAGCTGCGAGCGTGAGCGGCTTTTTCAGCGACATCTGGAACAACTACATCGACCTGATCGACGTGCGGCGCGAGAACATCGAGCTCAGAAAGAGCGTGAAGCGCCTGAACGCGCGCATCATCGCGGACAACGAGGCGGTCGCCGCCAACATGCGGTTCAAGCAGCTGCTCGACCTCAAGGACAGCGTTGCCGTCCCCTCCCTGGCCGTCTCCGTGATTGGGGAGGACAGCTCGGCCTGGTTCAAGACGCTCGTGGTGGACCGCGGCAGCGCCGACGGGCTGCAGGAGGGGATGCCGGTGGTCGCCATCGGCGGCGTCGTAGGCCGGCTGGTGAAGGTGGCGCCGCACTCCTCCCGGGTGCTCTTGCTCACCGACCACGCCAGTGCCATCGCCGCCATAGTGCAGCGCTCCCGTGCCCGCGGCATAGTGCGCGGTGCCGGAGGCGGGCGCTGCTCCCTCGAATTCACCGTGAAGGATGAGGACGTCAAGGTCGGTGATTCCGTGATCAGCTCCGGCATCGGCGGGGTCTTCCCCAAGGGGCTCCCCATCGGGGAGGTCACCATGGTGAAAAAAGGGGAGTACGGCGTGTTCCAGACCATCGAGGTACGCCCGCTGGTCAACATCGGGAAGCTGGAAGAGGCGCTGGTACTGGTCAAGCAGCGCGATGAGTAG